The Dyadobacter subterraneus genome window below encodes:
- a CDS encoding helix-turn-helix domain-containing protein: MAESTLGFTLLVHPDFLRNYPLDAKIKHYGFFSYSVTESLHLSDKEKLIIEGIARNIGDELETAIDELSQDVLISQMELMLNYSQRFYKRQFITRNPIHNALLEKMDQLLNNYFDEETALLKGLPSVQYFSDQLHVSPHYLGDMLRALTGQSTQPHIHNKLIEKAKEVLTFSDLTVGEIAYQLGFEHPQSFSKLFKSKTNFSPLEFRASFN; encoded by the coding sequence GTGGCCGAATCGACCCTGGGATTTACATTGCTTGTCCACCCTGATTTCCTGCGAAACTATCCACTGGACGCCAAAATCAAGCATTATGGCTTTTTCTCTTACTCGGTGACCGAGTCGCTGCATTTGTCGGACAAAGAAAAGTTGATCATCGAAGGCATTGCCAGAAACATTGGCGACGAGCTCGAAACGGCGATCGACGAGCTGAGCCAGGATGTGCTGATTTCACAAATGGAGCTGATGCTGAATTATAGTCAGCGGTTTTACAAACGCCAGTTTATTACCCGAAACCCAATCCACAATGCATTGCTGGAAAAGATGGACCAATTGCTGAACAATTATTTCGACGAGGAGACCGCCCTGCTGAAAGGGCTTCCGAGCGTTCAATATTTTTCAGACCAACTACACGTTTCACCCCACTATCTTGGCGACATGCTCCGGGCACTGACCGGCCAGAGTACGCAGCCGCACATTCACAATAAGCTTATTGAGAAAGCAAAGGAAGTTTTGACATTTAGTGATCTGACAGTAGGTGAAATCGCCTATCAGCTCGGTTTTGAGCATCCGCAGTCTTTTAGTAAGTTATTCAAATCAAAGACAAACTTTTCCCCATTAGAATTCAGAGCGAGCTTTAATTAA
- a CDS encoding tail fiber domain-containing protein: MKNLSRTYLRFVMRIKSFNYLVASILLFLLSLQVQAQVGIGLTEPKAFLNVAEGKTVLFGADTAGVQSQNPNRPWASKMIWYGSKGAFRAGAVSNDEFYYTHWDNANVGRYSFASGAMTKANAIYSTAMGFGTQASGESSTAFGFFTTAGEDRSTAMGSSVRADHRGSFIIGDDSNCLGCTYNTTANNQMMMHFAGGYVLYTSNTRQDNSPSGVQLQPNANAWSVVSDSSRKENFRTTDGALFLKKISGMRLGSWNYKGQDVKQYRHYGPMAQDFFAAFGHDELGIIGEDKSINQADFDGVNLIAIQALIKEVEALKAENTTLKQAETSMKAETESLKTKMQQFEKQLSTFMASGSISTVSK; this comes from the coding sequence CTTCTTTCATTACAGGTACAGGCTCAGGTAGGGATAGGCTTAACAGAACCCAAAGCTTTTTTGAATGTTGCGGAAGGAAAAACAGTACTATTCGGAGCCGATACAGCAGGTGTACAATCACAGAATCCAAACAGGCCATGGGCTTCTAAAATGATCTGGTATGGCAGCAAGGGTGCCTTTCGTGCCGGCGCGGTTTCTAATGACGAATTTTACTATACCCATTGGGACAACGCGAATGTAGGCAGGTATTCCTTCGCCAGCGGTGCTATGACCAAAGCTAACGCAATTTATTCCACGGCTATGGGATTTGGTACACAAGCAAGCGGGGAAAGCTCAACTGCCTTTGGTTTTTTTACAACTGCAGGTGAGGATCGTTCTACGGCTATGGGTTCTTCTGTTAGAGCAGATCACAGAGGGTCATTTATCATTGGTGATGATAGTAATTGTTTGGGCTGCACTTACAATACTACAGCTAATAACCAGATGATGATGCATTTTGCAGGTGGTTATGTTTTGTATACCTCAAACACCCGACAGGATAACTCCCCATCCGGAGTACAGCTTCAACCAAATGCTAATGCATGGTCAGTGGTATCCGACTCATCACGGAAAGAAAACTTTCGTACAACAGATGGTGCGCTGTTTCTTAAAAAGATCAGCGGGATGCGGCTGGGAAGCTGGAACTACAAGGGGCAGGACGTGAAGCAATACCGCCATTACGGCCCGATGGCACAGGACTTTTTTGCAGCATTCGGTCACGATGAATTGGGGATAATCGGAGAAGATAAATCTATTAACCAGGCTGATTTTGATGGTGTGAACCTGATCGCAATCCAGGCTTTAATCAAGGAAGTAGAGGCTCTAAAAGCAGAGAACACAACCCTGAAACAAGCCGAGACATCCATGAAAGCTGAAACTGAATCATTGAAAACGAAAATGCAGCAATTTGAAAAACAGCTTTCCACGTTTATGGCCTCCGGCTCCATTTCAACTGTATCGAAATAA